In Patescibacteria group bacterium, the sequence CAAACAAAATCCTGATCAAAGCCATAACCAAATCCGGAGATGTTTCAGAACTGGAAAAAGAACTTTTTAGCGAATAGCAAGCTGCCAGCCTTGCCTAAAAATCTATAATCTAAACTCTAAAATTTTTGTTCAAATTCTTAGCGGCATCAAGATATAGAAATAAGAACTGTCGTTTTCCTGGCGGATTAAAGCCGGTTTTTCCGCGGTGGTAAAGCCAATAAAAATTTTATCCTTTGGGTCTAAAACCGCCAAGCTGTCAAGCAAATAGCGATAGTTGAAAATTATTTCCCGATCCTGGCCTTTAGCTGAATCTAATTCAATCTTGCCCTGATTTTGGCCAATAAAACTGTCTGAAGCAGAAAGGCTGATTTTCTTTGCTTTAATATCAAGATTGAGCTTGACATCGTTTAATTTGGAAGCAAAGATTCCGGTAATCTTCAAAGACTCAAGCAATTTCCCATAACTGACAATTGCCTGGGCTTCAAAAGATTTTGGCACCACTGAATCATAATCAGGAAACTCGCCTTCCAAAAGTCGAGAAACTAATTTAGTTTCTTTCCAAGAAAACTGAATCTGATTCGGGTCAACCGAGATCTCCACTGGCTCAAGCTTTTCTTTGGCAATCCGGATTATTTCTTCGGCAGTCTTTAAGGGGATCAAACATTTAAAATCATTTTTAGTCAAGGGTTGAAAATCTTCAAAATTTAAGGTTTTTTCTGCCAAACGAAAAGTGTCAGTGGCAGTTAATTTTAAACCTAAGCTTTGATCCAAGAACAAAAAAAGACTTGCCAGTTCAGGCCGAAAATCAGATCGGCTTGAAGCAATGATTACTTGTTCCAAAGCCGCGGCTAAAAGCGGACTTTCCATCTTTAAAATTTTGTTGTCTTTTACTTCAGGAATTATTGGAAATTCTTCTGTTTCATAGCTTTGAAATTCAGCTTGGTAAGATTCGGTTGAAATCTTTAATTTTTTTTCATCTGAAATAACCTCAATTTTAGGTTCGTTTAACTGACTTAAAAAGGCAATTAAAGGCCGGGCAGCAACAACAATTTTACCCTCTTTCTCAACTTTTCCTGAAAACGAGGTTTTTATTCCCAGCTCTAAATTAGTTGAAGAAATATTAATTTCGCTTTTATTTACTTCAATTAAAAAAGAACTTAAAACCGGCAAATTATTGCTTTTGCCTAAACCCTTTTCAGCAATCAAAAAAGCTTTTTTTATGTTTTCCAATAAAGCAGTAAAACGCATAGTTATTATAAATTATATAAATTTTAATTATTTATTACTATTATTAGTGATTGAATTTTGTTGATATCTTTAATTTTTGCTTTTGTTATTGGTTTTTTTATTAACAGCTTTGGTTAATAAATTTGGGGATTACTTAGGATGAAAATTTAATAATTTTTTTATCAACTTTTTTTACCCAACTAATTCAGGCGTTTTCAACAAAGATTTTTTCTTTGATTGAGTTGATTTCTTGGGATAATTGAGTGTCAAAGCGAAGCTCCTTTTCTATTTTTGAGCAAGCGTGGATTACGGTGGTATGGTCTTTGCCGCCGAACTTTTCGCCAATGTTTGGATAAGACATCTTTAAAACTTCTCTCATCAGATACATGGCAATCTGCCGGGGACGAACCAGTTCTTGGGACCTTGATTTTTTAAACAGTCTGTCTTCGGTTAAATCATAAAAACTTGAAACAACTTTGATTACCTGTTTAGGATTTAAGGTTTTGTGAACCGGCCGGGCAAGATCAGCCAAAAGAGCTTCTATTTCTTTTAAGCCGGGCTGTTTTTGTTTGACTTTGGTATAGGCCAGAACTCGGTTGAAAGCCCCCTCTAATTCGCGAATGTTTCTTTGGATTGTTCGGGCAATTAACTCCAAAATTTCCTCATCTAAAATCGCTTTCTCTCCTCGGCTTTTCGCTTTTAGAATTGCCATTCTGGTTTCAAAATCAGGAATGCCGACATCAGCAATCATTCCGCCTTCAAATCTGGAGCGAACCCGTTCTTCAATTGAAGCGATTGCCTTTGGCGGACGATCAGAAGTAAAGACAATCTGCTTATTTTTTGTGTAAAGGGTGTTAAAGATATGGAAAAGTTCTTCTTGGGTCTTTTCTTTGCCGGCAATAAATTGAATGTCGTCAATTAAAAGCGCGTCCAGGTTTCTGAACATATTTTTTAACTCGCTGATAGTGTTTTTCCTGATTGCGGTAACAATATCGCTGACAAATTTTTCCGAGGTAATATACTGAATTTTTTTCTTGTTCTTGTATTTTTGCCTTAGAGCGTTGCCGATGGCGTGTAAAAGATGGGTTTTGCCCAAACCAACGCCGCCGTAAATAAATAAAGGATTGTATTTGATTCCCGGATCTTGGGCGGCAACCAAACTGGCCGCATGGGCAATTTCATTGCTTGAACCGACAATAAAGTTGTCAAAAGTATAACGGAGATTGAGATTTGTCTCTTTGTCAATTACATAACCGCCGAGTTCAAGCGGAATCGCCTCGGCAACAGTAAAGGTTTTAGCCGGAGCTCGGGGAGCGGTCTTAGCCGGACCGGCTTTTATTACGTATTCAATTGTTTTAATTTCATTGTCTATTTGCCGGAGAGTTTTTAAGACCAGTTTGTTGTATTTATTTTCCAGCCATTCTTTGGTAAAGCTGTTGTGGCAAGCGATTACCGCTTTGCCATTTTCTTTTTTAATCAAAGCAGAGCTTTTAAACCAAGTAATAAAATTTGCCCTGGAAATATTGAGCTCAATTTCAGCTAAAGCGGTTTGCCAGATTTGTTTTAATTCTAAATCATTCATTTTATTTTTATATTATATCCTTAACGAGTAAAGGAAGGGCAATTTAAAACAACTAACTCTGTGGCTAAGCTGTTGATAACCTGTGAAATAAGTTTTAGTTAAATTGACCAAATCTAAAATTAATGATAGATTAATTCAATAATTATTTTGTCTTTTTTCTGAAAAGATGTCAACGACTTATCAACCGAAAAAACGGAGAAGAGCGAAAAAGCACGGATTTTTAAAGCGCCAAAAAACCAAATCCGGGCAGGCAATCCTTAAAAAGAGGCGGCTTAAAAAAAGAAAAAAGCTGATTCCTTAATTTTATGATTTTTAAGAAAAATCGCCTGATAAAAAAGGCCGATTTTCAAAGGGTCATTTCAAAAGGAAAAAATTTGCCCGGAAACGAAATCAAGATTTTTTGGCTTGAAAATCAACTGGCTTATTCTCGGTTCGGCATTGTTTTGGCGAGAAAAGTCTTTCCGACTGCGGTTTTGCGCAACCGGTGCAAACGTTTGATTCGCGAGGCAATCAGAAAAAACTTGCCGATGTTGAAAACCGGGTTTGATGTAGTCGTTTTAGTTAGAGAAAATTTTTTCGCTTTAAGTCCGAAAAAAGATTTTTTCGACCAATTCTTGCTCCCGCTTTTCAGAAAAGCCGGCTTATTAGTTGAAAGCAATGTTTGAAAAATTTTTTATCCAACCAATTTATAATATTTTAGTTTTGATTGCGGCTAACCTGTCTCAACCGAATCTTGGTGTCAGCGTGATTGTTTTAGTAATTTTTTTGCGCCTACTTCTTTGGCCGTTTTTCCATAAAGCGATTGTCTCCCAGGCAGTGATTAAAAAAATCCAGCCCGAAGTTGAAAGGATTAGAAAAGTTTATAAAAATGACCAGGTTGCCCAGACAAAAGAGCTGTTGGCTTTGTATAAAAAAAATAATTTTAATCCTTTCTCAAGTTTTCTTGGCCTTTTGATTCAGCTGCCGGTTTTGATTGCTTTATATCAGGTTTTCTTAAGAACAACTAACGGAGTTGAGCTGTCTTTGCTTTATCCGGGCGTGCCCCGGTTAGGAGAACTCCAAACCCTATTTTTGGGAGCGTTTGAATTGACCCAAGCAAATCTAATTTTTTCCCTAATCGCGGCTTTGCTTCAAGGCGGCTATTCTTTTTTGCTTTCTAAAACCCAGAAGCAAGGTTTGACTGAGATTACAATGCTTTTGCTTTCTCCTTTGATTACCTTTGCAGTTGTTTCCCGCTTGCCTTCGGTGATTGCCCTTTACTGGTCAGTCACAACCATTATCTCAATTTTCCAGCAATTAATTACTGAACGTTTAATTAAAAAAGCCAATGAACGAGTTAGTTGACAAAATAAAAAATTTTTCTTCTTCTCTTTTATCAGTTGCCGGTTTTACCTTAAAAAGCATTGAGGCCCGGGAAGAGGACCAAACGGTTAAGCTTGACATTTTTATAGAAAACGCCGGTCTAGTAATCGGCGAAAATGGAGAAAATCTGTTTTATTGGGAGGCTGTTTTGAGTCAATGGGCCAGGCAGCAGTTTGATCAAGAAATCAGGGTGATTGTTGATATTAATAATTACCGCTGGCAGCACGAACAAAGGTTAAGAGAGTTGGCAAAAAAATCCGCCCGCCAAGTTGTTTTGAGTAAAAATTTAGTCAAGCTTCAGCCAATGTCAAGTTATGAAAGGAGGGTAATTCATACTGAATTGGCTCTGCACCCGGGCGTCGCAACAGAAAGCGAAGGCGAAGGCAGAGATAGGCGCGTAGTAATTCGGCCTCTTTAGGATTACGGGTAGACAAATATTTACAAATTTACCAGTTACAAATTCCAACAAAACCCTGCTAATTTACGAATTATTACCGATATTTATCAATCAATCTTATTAGTATAATTGGTACCAATTACTAAATTAGCAGGATACAACAATGAAACAATGTGGCGATGAGACAATGACATTAAGGTTGATTTTTATCGGTTTTGTGCTAAGATACTCGGTACTGATTTGTGTACGCAGATAAAGGCCTTTTTTCTTGAAAAAATCAGAGCTTTTAAATCTCAACTTAAAAATCGGCCTAAAAACCTAATAAAAAAGACAAAGCTTGGTAATCAAGCGCGGATTTTTATTTTAAAGCGGGTTGAAAAACTTAACTTTATTTTAAGGTTTTATCCGGCAAGAGCTTTGGCAATGGATTTTTTAGCCAAACCGCTTGTTTTTGTTGGTCTGGCAGTAATAATTAACTTATTTGGGTCAGAAAAACTTTTCAGCCTTGGTTCAAACAGGGTTTTTGGCGGACCGGCTGATTCCGGTTTTGACTTGGCTCAAGTTAAACAGATAGACTCAGCTTTTGCTGCTGGCCAGGCGGATTTTTCTCTGCCTTTTTCTTTTTCAATCCAGTTTTACCGGGGCGCGGTTTTAGGCTGGTCTCAGCCTTTAATTAAAGACAGCGAAGACGAGGTTGAGAACGAGTCTTTTGCTAATCGGGTTTTATTCAGTTATTTGGTTCAAGAAGGAGATACTTTAGAATCTCTGGCCGCCAAATTTTCAATTGATAAAGATACGATTATCTGGGCGAATAATTTAAAAGATTCGGAAATTCAGTCCGGAGATTATTTGATTATTTTGCCGATTTCCGGTGTTTTGCACGAGGTTGATCAGGGTGAAACCTTAGCGGGCTTGGCTGAATATTATAATGTTGCCGAAGAAAGAATCGTTTTGGCTAATAATCTATTTGACCAGGAACAGGTTATGCCCGGAGAAAAATTAATCATCCCCGGAGGTTTGAAAAAACAGAAATTGAGCTTAAATCAGACAACCGGCTCTTTTCAAGGGTTTTTCCGGATGCCGACAACCGGCTGGAACTGGGGCCGGCTGCATAGTGATAACGCGGTTGATATTGCCAATTCTTGCGGCACGCCGGTTTATGCTTCTGCTGATGGTTATATTGAACAAGCAGATTCTGTTGGCTGGAATAATGGTTATGGCAATTATATTTTAATTAGCCACAGAAATAATTTAGAAACTCTGTACGCCCATTTATCAGCCATTTTTGTTTCTCCGGGAGCTTATGTCAGCCAGGGTGATTTGATCGGCGCGATTGGCAATACTGGTAAAGTTGATGGTTATACCGGCTGCCATCTGCATTTTGAAGTCCACGGCGCGGCTAATCCGTTTGCGAGATAGCCAGCGAATTAATACGAATTTACGAATAAGCGAATTTGTATATTCGTTTATTCGTAAAAATTCGTTATTCGTTGATTTTTTATTCTTCTCGGTATTGCAATGCCTCAGCGAGATGAGGCATTTTTATATTTTCTGAACCATCTAAATCAGCGATTGTCCGGCTGACTTTTAAGATTCGGTGGATTGCCCGAGGCGATAAGATAAATTGTTTTTCCGCTTTTTCAATTAATTGTTCGGAGCTTGAATCAAGCTGGCAGAATTTTTCAATCTGCTTTAATTTCATTTCGGAGTTAGTTAAAATTTTCTCATTTTCAAATCTTTGTTTTTGCTGTTCTCTTGCCCTCCGGACTTTTTGCTTTATTTTTTCTGTTGCCCGGCTGTCTTTTTCCGCTTTTAACTGGGCAAAGTTTATTCTCGGCACCTTGACAATTAAATCAATCCGGTCTAAAAGCGGGCCGGAAAGCTTTTTTTGGTATTTTTGGATTGAAGACATTGAGCAGGAACAATCGTGTCTTGGGTCGCCGAACCAGCCGCAAGGGCAAGGATTCATTGCCGCGACTAGACTGAATTTAGCCGGGAAAATAAGATTTTTTCTTGCCCGGGAAACAGAGATCATCCCTTCTTCTAAAGGCTGGCGCAGGCTTTCTAAAACTGGCCGGTTAAACTCTAAAATCTCGTCCAGAAACAAAACCCCCCGATGAGCTAAACTGATCTCGCCCGGTTTTGGATTTTGTCCGCCGCCAACAATAGCTACAGCAGAAGCGGTATGATGCGGGTTTCTGAATGGCCTGGTTTTGATTAGGGGTTGGTTTTTGTTTAAAAGTCCGGCAACGCTGTAGATTTTGGTGATCTCGGTTGCTTCCTGGATAGTCAAAGGCGGCAAAAGCGAAGGCAGAGCTTTGGCTAATAAAGTTTTACCTGTCCCTGGCGTGCCCTTGAGCAGAAGATTGTGGCCTCCGGCTGCGGCAATCTCCAGCACCCTTTTAACTGAATCTAATCCGGCAATTTCATGAATTTCAAATTCAGGCTCAAAGAAATCTGTTGAAAAACTATGCTTAACCGGCTCAACCAATTTAGTATTTTCTAAATGAAGAATTAATTGCTCTAAGGTTTTTATCGGAATAATTTTAATTTGATTAGCCAGTAGAGACGCTTCTGGGGCATTTTCTTCTGGAATAAAAACCGCTTCAAACTTGTTTTTTGCCGCCATTTCCACAATCGGTAAAATCCCCGGGGTTTTTCTGGTGCTGCCGTCAAGCGCCAGCTCGCCGACAAAGACTTTATTTTTTGCTTCAAATTTTTGGATCTGCTCGCTGGCTAAAGCAAAACCAATTGCCATAGCCAGGTCATAACCGGCGCCTTCTTTTTTGATGTCTGCCGGCGCCAAGTTGATAATTAGCTTTTTATGAAAAGATAAAGGCGGCTTGATGCCGCTATTTTTTAAAGCCAAAGAGATTCTTTCTCTTGATTCTTCAATTGCTTTGTCAGCCAAACCAATAATCTGGAAAGAGTGGAGTCCTGACGAGAAATCAACTTCAACCTCTATGGGCAAAGCCTCGATTCCAAAGGTTGACGCTGAACGAACTTTGATAGGCACAATAAAAGTCAAAAATCAAAATTTGCCATTAGTTTAACTGGCGCAGTCAATGCAAGCGGTAGCGGCGGGATTGAGTTTTAATCGTTCCCAGGGGATTTGTTTCCGGCAGTTTTGACAGACGCCAAAATCATCTGAATCAAGTCTTTCTAAAGCTTGATTGATTTCTTCCAAACGTTGTTCAAAGATCTGTTCCAGAGACCTCATTCTTAGATAACGCTCTTCTTGAGCTGCCTGGTCTTCAGGGTTGATTTCTTTTTCTTTTTGGAAAAACACTGTCTCGTGCCCGCCCGGGGAAGAGGGGTTTTCAATCGTAAAAGAATGGAGTTCTTTCTCGATCCTTTGTTTTTCGTCTAACAAAAGTTTTTTTAACTCTTGTTTTTGCGCTTGGGTAATCATTTTACCGGTTTATTAACGGAATAATTGTTTTAAAAACTTGCTCATTCGAGCTGATAATTAAATAATTATCCAAAAAGCCATAAATGAATTCAGAAAAACCAAGTTTTATCTTTCTGGCCGAGACTGAATTTATTATAACATCTTTAAAGGTTTCTTGCCCTCTTTTTTGGGGAGATTCAGGCAAGAAAACAAGCGGGAAATATTCTTCTACATTGGCCGTTTCCCAGCTTTTCAGAATTGACTTAACCGAGGCTAAGGTTTCCGGCCGAAGAGATAAAACTAAACCGGTTTTTGATTCGCCTGTTTCTAACCAATAGGTAAAAATTAAGTAATCTTTATCCGGAGCAGATTTAAAGCTTGATAAAGCATCAGGCGCAATCAGTTCAATTAAGCTTAAAGAGTCTAGGTATTTCCCCTGGCTGTTTAAAAAGTCATAAGTTACTAAACTGCCCGATTCTTTGGGTAAAAGAGTTTCTATTTTTAGTTTTTCCAGCAACTCTGATGAAGTCTGTTTTTGCAGGACTAAATTGACTTTTTCCGCTTCGGTTAGTTTGATTGACGGGCTGATCGGGCTTGGGCTTGGGCTGGGGCTTGGCTGTTCGGTAATAACTGGGCTTGGAGACGGCTGCTTTATTCCAACCAGTTTTTTGCTGATCTCTGGGTAAATGACCCAGAAAACCAAGCTGCCGATAAAGATCGCGCCTAAAACAGAACCGGCAATAATTAAAATGAGATTGGTTTTATCTCCTGGAGAGACCGGCGCTTGCTCTTGGGGCGCGGTTGATTTTGGCTCCGGTATCGGCTGAGCTTGAAGATCAAGCTCAGGCGGTTTTATCTCTGCTTCAGCCGGTTTTTGCTCTTCAAACAAAAAATCAGTTTTATCTTTGAGCTTTTCTTCCGGTTTTGACTGAAATGTTCCGCCGCCTTCTTTTAACTCTTTAAGGTCAGAGCTCATTGTTCTGATCTTGATGTTGGGAAAGTATTGGCGGATTTTATTGTTTTCTTGGGCCATGGTTTTGATGGTTTTCCGGATGAGTTACCTGTTTTAATGATAACCTGATTTTTCCGTCAGGCAAGACCTCAATTATCTTGACTGGCAAAACCTGGCCGATCTTAACTACTTCGTCCACGCTTTCAACTCGGCGCGGAGCTAATTCAGAGATATGAATCATGCCTTCTTGGTTCGGACCCAACTCAACAATTGCGCCAAAATCAAGTATTTTTGATATTTTGCCTTCAACTACTTCACCAACCTCATATTCTTTGGTAATCTGCTCGACTAACTTAACTGTTTTTTCAGCCGCTTCTTTGGTTTCAGCGGTAATGTAAACCGTGCCGTCTTCTTCAATGTCAATGACAGCGCCAGTTTGGTCAGTAATGGCGTGAATGGTTTTGCCGCCGGTGCCAATCAGCCCGCCGATTTTTTCTTTAGGAATTGAGACGATTAACACCCGAGGCGCGTATTGGGATAATTCCGGACTCGGCTTGTCAATTGCCCGCTCCATTTTTTCAATAATCTGAAGCCGGGCTTGCTTAGCTCTATCCAGAATCTCGGTTAAAATCTTTGAGTCAATCCCTTCAATTTTTACATCCATCTGGATTGCGGTGATGCCGTTTTTTGTCCCGGCGACTTTGCAGTCCATATCGCCATAATGGTCTTCCGGACCCTGAATGTCAGTCAGGATTTTATAGTTGCCTTTTTCATCAACAATCAAGCCTAGAGCAATGCCGGCAATGTGAGTTTTGATTGGCACACCTGCGTTCATTAAGGCCAGAGAACTGCCGCAGACCGAAGCCATTGAAGTTGAGCCATTAGAAGAAAGGATTTCGGTTACAATTCTAATTGTATAAGGGAACTCTTCTTGGCTTGGGATTAGCGGAGCAAGGGCTTTTTCCGCCAGAGCGCCATGGCCGATCTCGCGCCGGCCCGGGCCCCTTAATGGCTTGGTTTCTCCGGTTGAGTAAGGCGGGAAATTATAGTGGTGCATAAACCGCTTTTCTCCGGTAATTTCCATGCCCTGCATTAACAGGATGTCTCCGGGCGCGCCTAAAGTCAGCACTGACAAAGCATGGGTTGAGCCGCGCATAAACAGGCCTGAACCATGGGTTCTTGGCAAGACGCCAATAAAAGCCTCAATCGGCCTAATTTCGTCTAATTTTCTGCTGTCAACCCGCTTTTCTTCGGTTAAAACTTTTTCGTGGACCAATCTGTCAATCATTTTGTCCAAGATTCTTAGGGCAATCGGTTCTAGTTCCGGTTTTTCTTGGTTTTCCAGCATTTCTTTTAACTCTATTTGAAGAGCCTCTAAACCGGCCGGTTTTTCAGAGCTGTTTTTTTCCTGCTTGCTGAAAATTGCCGGCTCTAATCTTTGGTTAATAAACTCTTTGATTAATTTTTCTTCTTCTGAAGTCAGTTTTTCTGCCGGCGCCTTGACTTCAATTTTGTTTGTTCCGAGTTTGGTTGAGGGATCGGCGGAGAGCTCTTTAATAATTTCTTCTTGCCAAGCAATTAATTCCTGGATCTGTTTGTGACCCAGAAGACTAAGTTCAGCAATCTCGTTTTCTTGAGCTTCTTGGCCGGAAACCTCAATCATATTGATCTTGTTTTTAGTGCCGCCCCAGAAGCTGTCAATTTTAGCTGTTTCTCTTTGTTCATAAGCTGGAGAGACAATTGTTTGGCCATTGGTTTGGGCAATTCTCACTCCGGAGACCGGTCCTTGGAACGGAATTGGCGATAAGCAGGAAACCAAAGACGCGCCTAAGAGTCCGACAAACTCCGGGTCGTTTTCTCCGTCAATTGAAAGAACGGTAATGACAATCTGGACTTCCCGCCTAGTGTTTTTGTCAAATAAGGGTCTTAGAGTCCGGTCAATCATCCGGCCGGTTAAGATGGCCGCTTCGGTTGGCCGAGTTTCTCTGCGGATAAACCGCGAGCCATAGATCTTCCCCGCGGCATAGTATTTTTCTTCATAATCAACGGTTAAAGGAAAGAAATCAATTTCCTGCCTGTCTTGCTTGCCGGAAACAAAAGTAACCAAAGCGACGGTTTCTCCGTACTTAATTAAACAAGAAGCATCTGCTTGTTCAGCCAAAGGCGAGAACTCAATCTCAATGGTCTTGCCGGCAAATTCCTTTTTAAATGTTTTTTTATCCATAATTAAATGTCAGATACCAATATACCAATGAATGCGAATGATACGAATTTATTTATTAGTATCATTAGTACCCATTTGTATATTAGTATCTTTTATTAATAGATTATTTTTTTCGACTTTTGTTATTGCTTAAGCAATAATTTAATTTATTTAATTTTTTGAACCAGGCAGTAAAAAAGTCTTTGGTTTTTCGCCTAAATCGATAAAACTGTCAGCTTGCTCTTTTAATTTTGAAGAAGCGCTTTTAGAAAAAGCCATTACTTCAACGAATTTTCCTTGGGCTTGTAAGTATTCAACCAGCGGAGTAAAGTCGCCGTCGCCGGTAGCCAAGACTACCGCATCAACTGACGGCGCCAAGCGAATCGCGTCAACGGTCATACCCACATCCCAGTCGCCTTTTTTCATTCCCCCGGGGAAGATTTGAAGGTCTTTGATTCTCAATTCAATACCAAAGCTTTTTAGGGCGTCAAAAAAAGCCGTTTCTCCCGGCGTGTCTTCGGTTTTGACCACATAGGCAAAGATGCGCAAAAGAGCCCGGTTTTTTATGGCGTATTTGATCGCGTTCTCAAAATTGACTTTTGCTTTGAAAAGATTTTTTGCCGAGTGATAAAGGTTCTGGACATCAATAAAGATTGCCACTCGCTGGGCTTGATGGGAAAAATTTGGTCTCACAATGTTTGTTTTTAAAGCCCAAGAGATTGGGTCAGCTTTTTATGCCTTTTAGGGTTATTGGCTTTAAGCCAGGTTAAAAGCCGTTTTCTTTTAATCACCATTTTCAATAGCCCCCTTCTTGAAGAAAAGTCTTTTTTATGGTCTTTTAAATGGTCAGAAAGCTCATTGATTTTCTTGGTGAGCAGAGAAACCTGAACCTCTGGAGAGCCAGTGTCTTTGGTGTGAGTTCTGGCCTTGATAATGATTTTCTCTTTGACAGATTTTTTCAGCATTAAACCATTCTAACACGAAAGAAATAAAATTTCCACTTTGTTTCATTGCTGCATTATTCGTTGACGAATTATTGAAAATTGGAAATTGGAAATTAGAAACTTTACTTGGTTTCTATATTTTGATAATGCCGGAGAGCTTTTAATGAACCATTATCCAGTTCAATCGCGACTAAATCTAATCTGATTGCCTGTTTTTCCAGCTTGATTTTTTCAGAGATTAGATAAATCTCGATCGCTTTTTTCAGCTTTTTAATTTTCGCTTTGTTAAAATGCTCTTCTGGGAAGAAGTTTTGGTTAGTTGCGCCCGCTTTAACCTCAACAAAAACTAAAACCCGGCCTTTTTTTGCGACAAGATCCAGTTCGCTTAATTTGGTTTTAAAGTTGCGAGCCAGGATTTTATAACCTTGTTTTTTCAGATAATCAGCCGCGATCTGCTCGCCCAATTGACCGATATTTGCCATTAAAATTATTTTATCAATTGTCAAACGTTTTTAAATCAATTAAAATGGATTTACTGCGGGTGTAGTTTCCGCCAGGGGCGGATCCGCCTTTGGCGGACAGTGTATTTTTTGAAACAAAACATTATCTTTTTGCGGTGGTAGCTCAGTTGGTAGAGCGGCTGCCTTCCAAGCAGCAGGTCGCGGGTTCGAGACCCGTCCGCCGCTCCAGTCATAGGTGATGCTAGCAAGATTTACTAAATTTGGATTTTTGCGGGACAAGGTTGAGATGGGAGTTCGACTCCCTTCACCCGCTCAAATTGGGGAATTTCGATTGGGATTATTCCGGAATCAATTTAATTAAAACTCCGCTATAATATTCTTATGGCTAAGCAAAAAATTGCTCTAGTTTGCGGCGGACCATCATCAGAACACGAAGTCTCGCTTAAAAGCACTGCCGCAATTTTAAAAAACATAAACTCGGACAAATACGAGATCTTTGTTTTTTATTTGGATAAGCAGTTAAACAGCTGTTTTTTTGAAGTTAAAGCTGGTCAAGATTTAGTCATTCCTCAAGACAGATCTTTGTATCTACCATTTTTAGACGGGATTCAGAA encodes:
- the dnaN gene encoding DNA polymerase III subunit beta — translated: MRFTALLENIKKAFLIAEKGLGKSNNLPVLSSFLIEVNKSEINISSTNLELGIKTSFSGKVEKEGKIVVAARPLIAFLSQLNEPKIEVISDEKKLKISTESYQAEFQSYETEEFPIIPEVKDNKILKMESPLLAAALEQVIIASSRSDFRPELASLFLFLDQSLGLKLTATDTFRLAEKTLNFEDFQPLTKNDFKCLIPLKTAEEIIRIAKEKLEPVEISVDPNQIQFSWKETKLVSRLLEGEFPDYDSVVPKSFEAQAIVSYGKLLESLKITGIFASKLNDVKLNLDIKAKKISLSASDSFIGQNQGKIELDSAKGQDREIIFNYRYLLDSLAVLDPKDKIFIGFTTAEKPALIRQENDSSYFYILMPLRI
- the dnaA gene encoding chromosomal replication initiator protein DnaA, which gives rise to MNDLELKQIWQTALAEIELNISRANFITWFKSSALIKKENGKAVIACHNSFTKEWLENKYNKLVLKTLRQIDNEIKTIEYVIKAGPAKTAPRAPAKTFTVAEAIPLELGGYVIDKETNLNLRYTFDNFIVGSSNEIAHAASLVAAQDPGIKYNPLFIYGGVGLGKTHLLHAIGNALRQKYKNKKKIQYITSEKFVSDIVTAIRKNTISELKNMFRNLDALLIDDIQFIAGKEKTQEELFHIFNTLYTKNKQIVFTSDRPPKAIASIEERVRSRFEGGMIADVGIPDFETRMAILKAKSRGEKAILDEEILELIARTIQRNIRELEGAFNRVLAYTKVKQKQPGLKEIEALLADLARPVHKTLNPKQVIKVVSSFYDLTEDRLFKKSRSQELVRPRQIAMYLMREVLKMSYPNIGEKFGGKDHTTVIHACSKIEKELRFDTQLSQEINSIKEKIFVENA
- a CDS encoding peptidoglycan DD-metalloendopeptidase family protein, which produces MCTQIKAFFLEKIRAFKSQLKNRPKNLIKKTKLGNQARIFILKRVEKLNFILRFYPARALAMDFLAKPLVFVGLAVIINLFGSEKLFSLGSNRVFGGPADSGFDLAQVKQIDSAFAAGQADFSLPFSFSIQFYRGAVLGWSQPLIKDSEDEVENESFANRVLFSYLVQEGDTLESLAAKFSIDKDTIIWANNLKDSEIQSGDYLIILPISGVLHEVDQGETLAGLAEYYNVAEERIVLANNLFDQEQVMPGEKLIIPGGLKKQKLSLNQTTGSFQGFFRMPTTGWNWGRLHSDNAVDIANSCGTPVYASADGYIEQADSVGWNNGYGNYILISHRNNLETLYAHLSAIFVSPGAYVSQGDLIGAIGNTGKVDGYTGCHLHFEVHGAANPFAR
- a CDS encoding YidC/Oxa1 family membrane protein insertase — its product is MFEKFFIQPIYNILVLIAANLSQPNLGVSVIVLVIFLRLLLWPFFHKAIVSQAVIKKIQPEVERIRKVYKNDQVAQTKELLALYKKNNFNPFSSFLGLLIQLPVLIALYQVFLRTTNGVELSLLYPGVPRLGELQTLFLGAFELTQANLIFSLIAALLQGGYSFLLSKTQKQGLTEITMLLLSPLITFAVVSRLPSVIALYWSVTTIISIFQQLITERLIKKANERVS
- a CDS encoding YifB family Mg chelatase-like AAA ATPase translates to MPIKVRSASTFGIEALPIEVEVDFSSGLHSFQIIGLADKAIEESRERISLALKNSGIKPPLSFHKKLIINLAPADIKKEGAGYDLAMAIGFALASEQIQKFEAKNKVFVGELALDGSTRKTPGILPIVEMAAKNKFEAVFIPEENAPEASLLANQIKIIPIKTLEQLILHLENTKLVEPVKHSFSTDFFEPEFEIHEIAGLDSVKRVLEIAAAGGHNLLLKGTPGTGKTLLAKALPSLLPPLTIQEATEITKIYSVAGLLNKNQPLIKTRPFRNPHHTASAVAIVGGGQNPKPGEISLAHRGVLFLDEILEFNRPVLESLRQPLEEGMISVSRARKNLIFPAKFSLVAAMNPCPCGWFGDPRHDCSCSMSSIQKYQKKLSGPLLDRIDLIVKVPRINFAQLKAEKDSRATEKIKQKVRRAREQQKQRFENEKILTNSEMKLKQIEKFCQLDSSSEQLIEKAEKQFILSPRAIHRILKVSRTIADLDGSENIKMPHLAEALQYREE
- the rpmH gene encoding 50S ribosomal protein L34; translated protein: MSTTYQPKKRRRAKKHGFLKRQKTKSGQAILKKRRLKKRKKLIP
- a CDS encoding R3H domain-containing nucleic acid-binding protein, which translates into the protein MNELVDKIKNFSSSLLSVAGFTLKSIEAREEDQTVKLDIFIENAGLVIGENGENLFYWEAVLSQWARQQFDQEIRVIVDINNYRWQHEQRLRELAKKSARQVVLSKNLVKLQPMSSYERRVIHTELALHPGVATESEGEGRDRRVVIRPL
- the rnpA gene encoding ribonuclease P protein component → MIFKKNRLIKKADFQRVISKGKNLPGNEIKIFWLENQLAYSRFGIVLARKVFPTAVLRNRCKRLIREAIRKNLPMLKTGFDVVVLVRENFFALSPKKDFFDQFLLPLFRKAGLLVESNV
- a CDS encoding TraR/DksA C4-type zinc finger protein, with product MITQAQKQELKKLLLDEKQRIEKELHSFTIENPSSPGGHETVFFQKEKEINPEDQAAQEERYLRMRSLEQIFEQRLEEINQALERLDSDDFGVCQNCRKQIPWERLKLNPAATACIDCAS